CAGTTCTTAATGCTTTATTCGCAAGACAGCATGCAACATCTTCACCAGTCAATTCAAATGACACCCTGTGATCAAATATTATAGTTCCACCATTTTGACATCCACTCTCTGTGTTGGCCAGGGATGCCACCTCAGAAATCTGGTTCTCCATATGGAAACCGTCTCTCGATGCTGGTCCAGTACCATCAGGCGTCAAACATCCAGAACCCATCCCTGAACCAACTCCCACACCGTTGGGGGTCAAACATCCGGAACCTAGCCTTGAACCTAGCTCATAGCCATCTGGTGTTAATGTTCCAGAACCTAGCCTGGAACCCAGCCCCGCACCATCTGGTGTCAAAGATCCAGAACCTAGCCTTGAACCCCACTTATGATTGGTAAAATGCTCAAATCCATAGAGTTTGGGACCTTCCCCCATGCGAAACTCAAGCATAGGGTGTCTGTCTGGGAACGGAGAAGATGTTCCTGAATTCGATATTGCTGatcctggtgatatgagattaCCACCTGGACTTCCCGGATATTGTTGGTAAGGCTGGTATTCGTATTGGGACAGTGGAAACTTCTGGTTGTTAATACTATTTCTACGTTGTCGGTCCAATGAAGATGACAGAAGTTGAGCAAATGGCACTTCAGGGGATGAAGGTGTAGTCAGCTGAACGGATTCGGGAGGGGGAGTGAATGGAGCAGTAGATGGTTCAGTGTTGAATGTAGAGAATACAGGTGGTGACACTAACTGTGTCTCATATGCATAAGGGCCTATGGAAAACATGGATGCAGGTTCACCCGAAGAGTAGGCATTGGCAGAAAGGGATGTGAGGGACAGAAATCCAGCAGGTGATTGGGAAGCAGACGGTGGATCGGATGGAAGGAAAGATGCAGGAGAAGATGGAGGGGCAATGAAGGGTAATACAATTGCGGCGGAGGTTGTTTGGTTATTAGAGGTTGAAACTGCAGCTCCTGGCACTACAGGCTCGGGAATGAGGACAGCATGACCAATTCGCTTGCTAGTTTTATGTGAGCCGAAGCACCAATATTGGCTCCAGCAGCTTCCCCATCTTCTTTTCTGTAGTCAAATGGTAAAAGATTGTCAACGACACAGTTTCAAAATTTAACACCAAAAAAATGCACGAAAGACACCAGAAGAACCAACTCTTCAAAATTTATCACCGCACAGATTTGAGTTCACTCTTGACCCACAAACGAATACACGAGTATTTCATGTAAAAGTTACTTATACACCATTCTATATCACATAGCAAATAACACAAAGATGGCAACTGAAATTGAATTTTACAGTTTTTGGGTTTATAGCTATTCCGGTTCCTCCATAGCAATGGCAACAAGAAAGAAGAGCTGTTAGAATGGGAAGTAGGTACTCTTCCCGGCTGGATTTCTCCGCCGAAACTCCAGAATCTCTAAACTACGAAATGTTCACCAGATACCTTACAGAAAATTCTGAAACTCTGCTAGGTGCTACCTAGCAAAATCTGGAATTCCAGAGTTATCTACCACATCAAAACATACCTACCAAAAATACTAGCAGTTGAAATAAAATGAAGTCACCATAGCAATACAAACACAAGAAAGTCTCCATTAAAATAAATTcttacatttttatactaattaATCAGTCATTAAATTGTCCGAGTTCAATCAAATTTCTCAACTTTTTCCTCTAATGTTTTCATTGATTTGAGAAACAAAGCAAGTcatgacacacacacacacacagatgtGTGACAATTCCAAGGATTATTTGCAATACAAAAACACTCAAAGATTAATACTTTTCACTTTTGAGGATTGAAAATAAGTAAAAGAACGCAAGATCCAACTGGCCATAACTGCGTTTTTAGATTCCCACagtttctcagcaaccaaacagagtaTAACAAGGACCCAAAAGTCACAACAAATTAACAAATTGGGAGAAGAGAAAAACACACATGCataaagatatgtatgcaataGACAGAGAGAGGGGGAGTTACAGAGACGGTGGTGGGCTGGGCGCGAGCTTCGGCGGAGACGATGGCGGTGGCGGCGGCGCTGATAGTGTCAACGCTGCTATTCATGATTGCTTTTGTGATCCCACAAAGCTCGTTGCTTTGCTTCAGAAGCTAAATTCCTCTGCTTTTTTTCCTCAAATAAACAACTCCGGCGAAAATTGAGCAACTGGGTTTCGAAGATTGACCAACTGGGTTTCGAATTCCGAGCTATTTGGCCGAATAACCACAGTTTTTCCGGCGAGATTCGACCGGCATGGCGGATTCGATCTGGTAATCAACCTTTCTTGAAcctgaatgaatgaatgaatgaatgaaaaatgtgaGCTTGTATTGTATTGTATATGCGTACACTATCTCTCTCTAGAAATGGGACCCAcacgtttattttttatttctattttctagcaaaatctaTCTCGCATTATTGCATTGCtgaattatttaatttatttttataaatcttTTGGGtatcaattaattaaaataatatggATATCGATGGTGATGGATAAACCAAGGAGAAAAGAAATTAGTTGCACGTGGGCTTGTCACTTGATgccttatttaattttttgttatgaaattataaatatatatatatataatattgtcGTATATTTTCtgctagaaaataaaattcatatCGAACGAGTACATCCAAGTTTAATACAGTAAAAGAGGAAGGCATTCCAAGCCGTCGGAGTGATCCCAAATGTAGCAGTTTTGAATAGAGTGACCATAACTAGTAACAACGCTTGCCAAGAGGTTCGTTTCTCTGAGAGGTGATAATAGTGAAAGACTCCACCAGACAAAAAATACCTATGTTATATGTTTGAATTTTCTTAAATGCAATAACTTAATCCTTTGTTGGGAAAGGTCTTGACTGTTTCTGAGAAAATATATTTGTTCGTTCTATATCTTTAATCATATTGATGTAAGCAAGAATCTCTCCTAATTTAATAATTATTGATGTAATAGATCTGattggttttatgtttttcaaacaTAACAATGATCTGGACATGTTGATAGATTCATTGCAATGAAGAGGAACTTGTTCGACAAGTTACATATGTATCTATTTAATGTTGACAAAACTAATAGCTTTATTAAACTAGCTTACTGTGGCCATGGGTTTTCACTAATTAATGGTTAAATCTTGCAAGTTGGGGGATAATTGGATAAGGGATTGGACAAAAGAAAGCCAGCTGTCATCTCTCTTACACACACATTTTATTAATAGGTGATGTTTATTCACACTTTTTCAAACGCTCTTTTCAATTTCCAACGGTTAGaccgaatgaattgaagaagatcgatagataaaattaacaagagtgtgTGGGATTTAAAAACATGTGTGTTAATAGCATTACCCTTTTTATTTATGTGTGTACTTTTTTCAAGTTAAACACGTTTTAATTAGAGCCGTTTGATAATTGAGTAACTctacataaaccaattttttaaaccaaatatgTAGATTACGTGacgtgtcaccaatagaaaataaacacgttaataaACATTAATCTAATCACCAACAACCACGTCATACGGTTTACAAAATATAGTTTTAATAGATTGTCTTACTAGCATTACCCTAACTGACTACTTttagttttttagttttcataaaaatgaaaattgaaaacaacaaagtaaaaaatgaaatcaaaattttgaaaacttaagaaagtatttttcttgttttcattttttgaaaaccaaaaatagCTATCAAACAAGATTTCAGTTTAAAAAGGTAAAAACAAATTATTATCTAACCACCACTTAATAAATACTAAAAACTTTATTAACTGGTAATGAGAAATGATATAGTATTTACAGCGgtcgttgtttttttttttaatcacaaagTCAACTTTCATTATGATAAAAACTAGTACAAGCCCCAAAAATGGCTGGATAAACAATTCCAGGGA
This region of Malus domestica chromosome 07, GDT2T_hap1 genomic DNA includes:
- the LOC103439791 gene encoding hyphally regulated cell wall protein 1-like — encoded protein: MNSSVDTISAAATAIVSAEARAQPTTVSKRRWGSCWSQYWCFGSHKTSKRIGHAVLIPEPVVPGAAVSTSNNQTTSAAIVLPFIAPPSSPASFLPSDPPSASQSPAGFLSLTSLSANAYSSGEPASMFSIGPYAYETQLVSPPVFSTFNTEPSTAPFTPPPESVQLTTPSSPEVPFAQLLSSSLDRQRRNSINNQKFPLSQYEYQPYQQYPGSPGGNLISPGSAISNSGTSSPFPDRHPMLEFRMGEGPKLYGFEHFTNHKWGSRLGSGSLTPDGAGLGSRLGSGTLTPDGYELGSRLGSGCLTPNGVGVGSGMGSGCLTPDGTGPASRDGFHMENQISEVASLANTESGCQNGGTIIFDHRVSFELTGEDVACCLANKALRTATEYSNDIAAENSIETDVLLTDSNNHRVFNVEESLSRIPENASGEGEDQGYRKQRSITLGSTKEFNFDYTKAEVPSKSNIGSEWWANKNVAAKESKPCNDWTFFPILQPGVR